GTGGCATCGCCCACGCCGACCACGATGCGGCCATTGGCCCCTTGCCGATTCTGCGGGGCGCCTCGTACCACGACCACCGGGCCGGCGGCGTGCGTGGCCAGGGAGCGGCTGACCGAACCCAGCAGTGCTCCCCTGATCGGCCCTCGGCCCCGGCATCCGGTCACGACGGCGGCGGCGTGCCGCGCCTCCCGCAGCAGCGCCGCCTCGGCCTCCTCGGGGACGATGTCGACCGTGATCTTCACATCCGGGTTGCGCTGCCGAGCCCGTTCGGCCGCCCGGTCGACGACGCCCTGGGCCAGGGCGTGCTCGGAGGGCACCTCGGCGGACTGCGGGAAGACCGGGCCTTCGTAGCGTTCCCACAGGCAGGCGTGCACGATGCGCAGATCCAGGCCGTGCCGGGCCGCCTCGTCCATGGCCCAGTCGGCCGCCCACAGGCCGGCCTCTGAGCCGTCGACGCCCACGACCAGGGGCAGCGTCATCGTTCCCACCACCTTCAGCACGTGCCAGGACGATGCCCTTATTTTCTCGCGCCTTTCCCAACTTCGGCAAAGGTCGCTGTACCCGAGCCCGCGCCGTGAGCCCGTTGCTGGTCGGGGCGGAACCGCGCGGGTCGGCACAGTCAGTCACTGCGCGCCGAGTGCGGTGCGGCGACAGTGTCGGCGTCAGGGGGGCCGCCTGCGGCTTGCTCGCTCCACTGGGCCCGCCTGACTGTTTCTGCGATGTCGTCGGGGTCCGCGGCCGCGCTGCGGGGGTCGTCGGGTCAGTCCTGGACGAGGGTGGTGGCCCAATCGGCCCAGGTGGCGACCAGCCGGTAGTAGTCGGTGAGGAAGCGACCGACGAGCGTGTTCTGCGCAGCCCGCTCGGGGAACGGTGCGTGGCCCGAGAGGTAGGCGCGCGCGGCGGCGAGGTTGTCCTCGTTGCGTTCGGCGGCCCAGGCGCGGGCCGCGCGGAGGGTGGCGAGGGTGTCGGCCTTGGTGCCGGACTCGGCGAAGAAGACGCCGTCCCAGGCGCGGGCCTGCCAGCCGGCCGACCCCGAGCGCGTACGAGGCCTGCCCACCGACGCCGGGGTCAAGCCGCCGAGCTTCGAGGACCTCACCGCCCCCATGCACTTCGGGGCCGACGCCGAGTCCGCGTACGGCCTGGTCACCGGCCTGCTCGGGGATGCTCGACGGCCTCGACGACACGGCCCGCGAGCAGGCACCGGCCGATCTGCGGGCGACCATCGAGGCCCATCGGACACCCGATGGCGTGCTCTACCCCTCGGCCACCTGGCTCATGACCACCCCCCGCGCCTGGGCAGCCGCATGTCCGGAACCCTGCTGAGCAGGCTGGGTTCGCATCGGCGTGGATTGACGGGCCGGGGCACGATCCGGTGACACACCGGCCACGACGCCACCGATCCCGATCAGCGGTACATCCTGCCGACCGCCGTACTCGGCGCCCGCCTCCTGGACCGGCCGGCCCGCTCACGCAACCCCGCGAGTGATCCGGACGGCCTCCGGTGGGTACAGGGTCACGCATGAACGTGTGGTCGCCGGTGCCACCGCGGGACTACCTGCCGATCAAGGACCACGGTCTGATCGGCGACGGCCGCGGCTGCGCCCTGGTCGGCCGCGACGGCGCGGTCAGCTTCATGTGCGTCCCCCGTTTCGACGCTCCGCCCCTGTTCTGCTCACTTCTCGACCGTCACCGCGGCGGATCCTTCCTGCTCACTCCGGACGGGCTGCGGCTGAGCCGTCAGCACTACGTCGAGGACACCGGTGTCCTCGTGACAGACCTGCGTGCGGACACCGGAGTCGTGGAAGTCACCGACGCATTCCTTCTCCGGCCAGACGCCCAACTGGAGGTGGACGCCCCGGTCGGCGCGGGAGAACTCGTCCGGCACGCGCGTGTCACACAAGGTTCAGTCGATCTGCGTGTGCTGGTGCAGCCGCGCGGTGAAACCCAAGCCGAGCGTCAGACCGCGGGATGGCGACTGACCTGCCCCCAGCAGTCGCTGAAGCTCTACCTGACCGCCTCCCGGCCACTGCCCGGCCCTCGGTGCACCCTGCCTCTGAGCCACGGCGAAGACGTCTGGATCCGTCTGCGCTGGAGTGACCAACGGGACGCCGTCCCAGGACGACCGGTCTCCCAGCGCCTCGACAACACCGTACGAGCGTGGCGCCGGTGGTCGGCTTTCGTGGTGGACGACCCTCCCCGCGCCGACCTGGTCCGCCGCTCGGCCATCACACTCAAGCTCCTGGACTACGTCGAGAACGGCGCCATCGTCGCCGCCCGACCTCCTCTCTGCCCGAGCGCATCGGAGGCGACCGCAACTGGGACTACCGGTACGCATGGATCCGCGACGCGGCGTACACCGTCTTCGCCTGCGCCGGATCGGGCTTCCCGACGAAGCCGGAGGCTTCCTCCACTGGGCGCTGACCGCCGCCTGGCGGGACGGGCGACTGCGCGTGCTGTACGACGTGGACGGCCGGCCACCGCCGCCGGAGGCGATCGACGACGAACTGGAGGGCTACCGCGGCTCCGCACCCGTACGGTGGGGAAACGCCGCCGTCGAACAGCTTCAGCACGACGTGTACGGCGAACTCCTCGACTGCGCCTTCCAATGGGCGGCCACGGGACGACCTTGAGCACCGGTCTGTGGCACCGCCTGTCCGGCCTGGCCGAGCAGGCCCGCACGGCTTGGCGGACACCGGACCACGGCATCTGGGAAGTACGCACCCACGGACGCCGTTCACGTACTCGGCGGCGATGTGCCAAGTGGCCCTCGACCGCGCCGCACGGCTCGCCACCCGCCTCAATCTCCCGGGCAACGCCACCACGTGGGCGGCAGAAGCCCGCCATCTCGCCGGACGGATCATCCACGACGCGTGGGACGAGCGCATGAACTCGTTCACCGAGCACCTCGGTGAACGAGGAGGACTCGATGCCTCCCTGCTCGCCCTCCCCCTGCGACGTGTCTCTGCCCGCCGATCACCCGCGCATGGTCGCCACCACGCAGTCGATCACCGAACGCCTGGCGCGGGCAACGGTCTGTTGTACCGCTACCTGCACAGGAATCCCCCGACGGACTCGACGAACCGGAGGGCGCCTTCCTGCTGTGCAGTTTCTGGCTCGTGGACAACCTCGCGGCCAGGGCCGCGTCGACGAAGCCTCGGAGCTGTTCGACACACTGTGCTCCTACGCCAGCCCGCTCGGTCTGTTCGCCGAGCAGATCGACCCCCGGGACCGCTCCTTCCTCGGCAACTTCCCCAAGCCCTCAGCCACGTCGGCCTGCTCTCCAGCGCCGTCGTCCTCGCCCGCGCCGAACGCGGCGTACGCCCGGAGCTCTCCACCCACGCGTGGTTTCAGTGAGGCAGCCGCAGCGTTTTCACGCGGCTGATCGGTGGCTGGCCGCCGAGTGCGTGTGGCCGCGGTGGCGGTTGTAGACGTGCAGGAAGTCTGCCAGGGCGTTGGTGCGTTCAGTGTTGCTGGTGTGGGGCCGGAGGTAGGCCCATTCGTCGAGGTGGGCGTGCGGGTGTGCTTGGGCGTGGGCGGGCGTCAGCCGGCCAGCCGGTTCATCTTGCGGATCTGCTTGTCGAAGGCCCGGGCGGGAGCGACTCGCGCAGTGTGCTCGCGCGTCCGGCCATGGGGCCGGCGGTGTAGCGCAGCTTCGGCCTCGCGTCGGTGGCCGCCGCGACGATCGCCTTGGCGACGACGGTGGGGCGTCGCCGTCCCTGATCGCCTCGGCCATCACGCGGTCGGCGGTCTGCCGCTGCTGCGCGTAGACCTGCAGGGGCGTGTCGGGTTTCGCACTGTTGGCCTCGAATCCGGTCCTGGTGTAGGCGGTTGGACGATGAGCGCCCGGACGCCGTGCTCTCGGACCTCGTGGTCCAGGACTCGGTGTAGCCCTCGATCGCATGCTTGGAGGCGGCGTAGACGGCCATGTAGGGCTGGGGCAGGAACCCGAGCACGGACGAGATGTTGATGATGCGCCCGCGTCCCTGGGCGCGCATGTGCGGCAGGACCTCGTTCACCATGCGCATGACCCCGAAGACGTTGGTGTCGAAGACGCCCTGGGCCTGCGCGACGGAGGTTTCCTCGGCCGCTCCCATCGAGCCGACGCCGGCGTTGTTGACGAGGACGTCGATCCGCCCGAACCGCTCGATCACCTGCTGGACCGCGGTGGTGACCGAGGCATCACTGGCCACGTCGAGGTCGAGGAACGACACACCGTCGAGCGGGCTGACGCGTGAGGTGTCGCGGCTTGTACCGGCCACGTCGAAACCCGCTGCGACCAGCGCGAGCGCGGTTTCCTTCCCGATGCCGGATGACGCACCCGTCACGAGTGCCACCGGCCTGTTCGTCGGCATCATGGATTCCTGACTCTTGGAAACTGATCGGTTTCCCCTCATCGTAAACCGATCGGTTTCCATGCGCAAGCTCACCGGACGCGCGTCCGCCCATTCGCTGCGAGCCGTACAGCGCGGGGACACGCCGTCGTGACGGCTGCCGAGACACGCACGAGGACTGCCCTGGGCCTCGCGATGATCAGGCGCTCTTGGAGACAGTCGCGGCTCAGGGGGAGAAAGCCGGCCGCAGCCAGACCTCAGGCCTCCTCCCCTGCCGGGTGCCCGGCAGGGGAAGGGCGTCAGGCGTGATCGGCGCAGCAGGGTGTGGGGTTGGGCACTTCGAACGGTGCGAGTGCGCCACCGGGGGCGGGGACCAGGGCGAGGGTGAGCTGACCGTCTCGCCACTCGGGTCGTACGTGGTCTCGGGTGAGCACGGGGGTCGCGGGATCGGGTCCCTGGCCGTCCGTCGACGGCTGCCCGACCACGGTGATCCGGTCGATGGCGGTCAGGCCGAGCACGTCGGTCACGGTGACGATGCCGGTGAGGCGGTCGGCGCCGGGATAGACCACGGCCCGTCCGCCCTGTCGGCGGGCGTGCTCCGTGGCGGCCAGTGCTGCCGTGCGGGCGGCTTGGTGGGGGCCGTACTCGCGCTCCCCCAGGACCGCGCTCACCGTCGGCCCCGCCAGTTCGGCGAGGCGTGCCCACGTCACCTCGGCCACGTCGGTGTCGGGCAGGGCGAGGGAAACGGCCGTGCCCCTGTGTGCGTCGGTGCGGATCAGGTGGGTGCAGGCGATCGTGCCCGACGGGAGGCCGAGGCTGCCCATCAGATGGTGGATCAGGTGGTCGGCGTCGCGCAGGTTCGCGATCCCGGCGTCCAGGCCGATGACGGTGTGGATGCCGGGCACATCGTGCGGTGCGGTCATGCCGGCAGGACCCACATGGGGTTGGAGTAGAACCACAGGTCCTTCCACGGGTCGGCGTCGCCGACGACGTCGAGGGCAGGCCCGGCCGGGTCGACCGCGGCGCCCATCGGGCCGACGGCGGTGCGGTTGCCGTCGGTGCCGCGCAGCCGCACGTACACCGGCTTTTCCACGCGGCCCAGGGAGTACGTCATGCGGACGGTGCCGGTGGACTTGTTCACCTCGAAGGACTTGACGACCTTCGTGTCCGGCGTAGTGAAAGCGTCCTTGTCGGACACGGGGCCCGTCACGTCGCCCTGGATGACGTCCACGCGGGCCAAGGTGGGCACGAACTGCGCCCAGTTGGGCCCGTTGGCGAGGCTGATCTCGACGACGAGATCGACGTTGCTGCCGCGGCGCACGTGCAGCGCACCGCCCAGGGTGACCGCGCGGCTGCCGGAGCGCAGCTGGGCGCCCAGGCCGCTGATGAGGCCGCCGTGGTCCACCCAGACTCGGCCGGCGCGGATGCCGTCCATGACCGCCTTGTACGAGAAGGAGGCCGCGCCGACGTGGGTACGGCTGTAGTAGCCCGGCCAGTAATCGCCCTGGGTGAGGTCGATCTTGCCGCTGTAGACCGGGTCGGTGTGCTTGCCGCCCGCGGTGTAGTCGCTGTCCGGGCCGCCGCGCACCGCGGTGTCGGCGTAGACCTGGTGCGAGTCGGAGTTGGCGGTGATCCACCACGGTTTGCCCTCGGCCAGGAGGCTGTCCCACAGGCCGCCGACGGTGGAGGTCATCCAGTCGAAGCCGCCCCATGTGCGGTAACTCTCCAGCGGGTAGCCGGCGAAGGAGTTGGCGCTGGGGTTGTTGTCGTAGATGCCGCGGGCCCGGCCCATCCCGAGCGGCGCGGGGATGCCCGCGGCCTGGTGGCCGGGCGCGCCCTCCATGCCGACGGCGATCCGGTGCTTCGGGTCGGTGGCGTCGCGCCAGGCCCGTATCTCGTGCGGGGAGTCGACACCGCGCCGCGCCGGGTGGTTGGCGAGCATCAGCGCGTCCTTGACCTTTCGGCGCTGGATTTGCTCGGCGAGGAAGTTCAGGCCCGCGATGGCGAGCGCCTCGTTGGCGGGCGTCGAGGCGCCGGCGTCCTTGACGCTGCCGTCGTAGTCGGTCTCGAACTGCTTGAGGACGGAGACCTCGTTCATGCCGGGGTGTACGAAGACCGTGCCGTGCTCGGCGCCCGGGATGTTCCACTCCAGGCCCTGGAAGACGAGGGTGTCCTCGTACGCTGCTCGGGCCTCGCGGATGTCCGGGTTGACCTTCTCCACGCCGATCCTGGAGTGGGTGGCGTTGCCGTGGTCGGTGATCACCAGCCAGTCCATGCCGTACCGGGCGCCATGGCGGACCTGGTCGACGACGCGGGTACTTGCCGTCGTTGCTGTACTGGGTGTGGATGTGGTGGTCGCCGGCCAGCCACAGGTACCCGCCGGAATGCGAGCCGTGCGCTGCGGGCATCTGGCCGGTCGACGCGGCTGCCTCCCCCGCGCCACCGAGCACGCTGCCCGTCGCAAGCCCCGCTCCGAGAAGGCCGGTGCGCCGCAGCATGGACCGCCGCGACAGCTGGCTCGGCGTCAACTCCTCGTCCGGGACGGACGTGTCGAGAGCCGGAGGCAGAGACGAGGCGTCCTCGCTGGCGTGGTGATGGTGGTGGCCGTGGTCGTGTCTGTGGCCGTGGCTCATGTTCAACTCCCGCGAAGGGCAGACGCGTAGGCGCTTGGAACGGACGTGCAGAGTGTGAAAAGCCCCGGTGAACAGCGGGAGTCGAGGTGATGCTGAGGCGAAGAACGCCGGATGTGCAGCCAGACGGCACCGGGTCCGGCGGCGCCGGCCGCCCCCCCATGGATGAGAAACATGAGAACCGCACATTCATGTCTTCTCCCTGGCTTCCGCTGAGGTTCGTCCTGGCTGGCCAGCATGGGAGCGTCGGCCTCCACCGAGTGGCCGAATTCCGTTCACCACTCCGCTCGGGAGACGAGATGCCGATGAACCGCAGGGAATTGCTGGAGTCCGACCAGACCACTCCGAGCAACCGACGGCACGGGCGCCTTCACGGCCGGCGCGACGACGATGACGAGGACGCGATCACTCTGCTGGTGAAAACCACGAGATCGACGACCCCTGACGACGCCGACGCCCCCGTACCGCACATCGACGGCCTGGTCTACGACCCGGCGGCGGCCGGCGGCTGCGCGGTCATCGAGGTGACCGACGGCTCCGTGCGTGAGTGGGTCGGCATCGCCGGCACCTCCACCAACTGTGCCGGTGGCGTCACCCCGTGGGGCACCTGGCTCACCTGCGAGGAGACCGAGGACAAGGCCGGCGTGGGCGGCATGACCAAGGACCACGGCTATGTCTTCGAGGTCGACCCCGCGCACGGCAGCGCGGCCAACCTCGGCCCCAAGCCGATCAAGTGCCTCGGCCGCTACGCCCACGAGGCGGTCGTGGCGTTGAAGTGTTTCGACGCCACGGGGCAGTACGTCGACACTCTCTCCCGAGCGACGAAGGCCGGGACCGCGTACCGCGTGGACTGGGTGAAGGTGCCCGACCGGGACGCCCGTACCACTTCAGTGCGCGCACAGTCCCTGGCCGGTGAGATCACCCGCTCCCGCAAGCTCGAGGGCATGTGTTGGGGCGACGAACCTTCGCCGCGGACGGCAAGACGCTGCAAGACGCTGTTCGCCAACATCCAGGACCCCGGCATCCTCCTCGCCATCACCGGCCCGTGGTCGGGCGACGAATAGTTCCGCGGTTCCCCCTCCCCCGATCCCGCCCCCACGGCTCGACCGGTTCGACGGCAGTGGTTCAACGGCGCGTCGCTGCCGACCCCTTGCCAGTGCCACCTCCCCTACCGAGGAAGCTGACATGCAAACCCTCATCGCACACGCACGCACCTTCTCCCGCTCCCGCGGCGCCGAACTGGGCGAACTGGCCGCAGGGCAGTCGCCGTTCGCCCTCTTCATCACCTGCTCCGACTCACGCGTCGTCCCGTCGCTCATCACCGGTGCCCGCCCCGGTGAGCTCTTCGAGCTGCGCACGGCGGGGAACATCGTTCCGCCGTACGACGCGGGTCCCACCTCCGAGGCCGCGACGATCGAGTACGCCGTCGAGGTGCTCGGTGTCCGCGACATCGTGGTCTGCGGGCACTCCCACTGCGGCGCGGTCGGCGCGCTGGTACGCGGTGACGACCTGTCCGCCGTACCGGCGGTGCGTGACTGGCTCGGCCACGCCGCCCGGCAGCCGTCCGGCGCGCCGGACGACCCGCTCGTCGCCGAGGCGGTCCAGCACCACGTGCTGGGGCAGGTGCTCCGGCTGATGTCGTACCCGTGCGTCGAGAACCGCCTCCGGGACGAGCGGCTGCGGGTCCACGCGTGGTTCTACGAGGTCCACACCGGCGGCGTGCTGGCGTACCGGGCCGAGTCCGACTCCTTCGAGACGCTGTGAGGCATCCGATGAACACCGCTTGTCTCAAGCAGGACTTCGCCGCCTCCGTCGTCGTGTTCCTGGTCGCCCTGCCGCTGTGCGTCGGTGTGGCCGTCGCCTCCGGCGTACCGGCCGAACTCGGCATCGTCACCGGCATCGTCGGCGGACTCGTCACGGGCCTGCTGCCGGGCAGCAGCCTCCAGGTGTCCGGGCCGGCCGCCGGTCTGACCGTGCTGGTCTTCGAGGCCGTCCACCAGCATGGACTCGCCACGCTCGGTGTGATCGTGCTGGCCACGGGCCTGTTGCAGCTCGGCATGGGGGCGCTGCGCTGGGGGCGCTGGTTCCGGGCCATCTCCGTCGCCGTGGTCGAGGGCATGCTCGCCGGAATCGGCCTGGTGCTCATCGCCGGCCAGCTGTACGCGATGACGCACAGCAAGGCTCCGTCCTCCGGCATCGACAAGATCGCCGGGCTCCCGCAGATGCTCGTCGACTCGTTGCACTCCGCCTCGGCCGTGGCGTCCCTGCTGCTGGGCGCGGGCACCATCGCCGTCCTGCTGCTGTGGCCGAGGCTGCCGAAGAAGGTGCGCCTCGTGCCCGGCCCGCTCGCGGCCGTCGCGCTCGCCACCGTCGCCTCGCTGGCCTTCGCCCTTCCCGTCACCAAGGTGACCGTGGAAGGGCTGGTCTCGGTGATCCAGCCGCCCGCGCCCTCCGTTTTCGCCGGTCTGGCGGATGTCGGGGTGGTGACCACGGTCCTGGCGTTCACGCTGATCGCCTCGGCGGAGAGCCTGTTCAGCGCGGCGGCCGTGGACCGGCTGCACGACGGGCCGCGTACCGACTACGACAAGGAGCTGATGGCCCAGGGAGTCGGCAACACGGTCTGCGGCCTGCTCGGCGCGCTGCCGATGACCGCGGTGATCGTGCGCAGCGCGGCCAACGTCCAGGCGGGCGCCCGGACCAAGGCCTCCCGGGTCATGCACGGTGCCTGGCTGCTGCTGTTCGCCGCCCTGCTCCCGGCCGCGCTGGGCGTCATCCCCATCCCGGCGCTCGCGGCCGTCCTGGTCTACTCGGGTTTCAAGCTGATCCCGGTGGAGGGGATCGTCGCCCTGTGGCGCGGGCACCGCGGCGAGGCCGTGATCCTCGTCGTCACCGCGGTGTCGATCGTCGCGATCAGCATGTTCGAGGGCGTATTGATCGGCCTCGCGCTCGCCGTGGTCAAGACGGCCTGGGAGGCGTCCCACGTCAAGCTGGAGATCGTCGACAAGGGCGCGGGCGCGGTGCAGGCCCACCTGAGCGGCAACGCGACCTTCCTGCGGCTGCCGAAGATCCTCGACGCCCTGGAGGCGATCGAGCAGGACCGCCCCGTCGAGCTGAACCTGTCCCGGGTGCACCACCTCGACCACGCCTGCCGTACGGCACTGGAGAATTGGGCGGAGCGACACGGTACGGCCGGTACCGCGGAGACCAAGGTCATCACGGCCGCCTGAACGGGGCGCGGGGGCGGCGCCGCACGGGACGCCGCCCCCGCGCACGCGGTCGCCGTATCGCCCACACACAAAGTTCAAGAGCAGGTCATGCGCCCACCAGGCCGTCGCCCAGCTCCGCAGGTAGCTCTTCAGGCCGGGTCCGATGCCGGACGGCCCTTGCATCAGGACACCGAGGAGGTCGTACCCGCGTGACCCGCAGCCAGCGTCTCGCCGCTCTCGCGGCCGGCGCGATTCTTATCGTCGGAATCCCCGTCGCCGGTGTCCGGCAGGCGCCACCTCCCGATCTCGGCAAGCCCGTTTTCGTCGGCCCCACCGGCCCCGGGCCCACGAGCAGTTCCGGACCGCCTCCGGACAGCCGGGCGACGGAGCGAACCCCGACTCCCCGTTCACCCTCCCCCGGTGCGACGACACGGACCCCGGACGAGTACGCCGGCGAGGATGCCGTCGCCCCCGTCCGCACCGGTGCGGAGCAGCCGGACGCCGCGGACCCCGACCCGACGGACGAGGCCCAGCCGGTGCCGCCGAAGGCCCCCGTGCCAGCGGGGAGGGCGGCTGATGACGATACGGCGCCCGAGGCGACGGCCGCTTCAGGTACCCCGGGTGCGTCCGCGTCCGGCGACGCAACTGACGACGGAGATGACGATGACAACGGTGAGGACGGCTGAGCCCGCACCGCCGAAGCAGGCCATCGGCATGTCCGGCCGCCACCCGCTCCGGTCGATCCGCGTGCGCCTGCTCGGACGGATGCTGGTGCTCGTCGGACTGACCCTGGCGAGCCTCACCGGCGCGGAATCGATCATCTTCACCGCTCGCCTGAACGAACGCGTCGACCGCGAACTCGCCCACGACCTCCAGGCGTTCCGCTCCTTCGCGACCGGGACCACGGGCAGTTCGGGGCCGGATCCCGGCGGAGTCCGCGCACTCTTCGTCTCCTACCTGGAGGGTTACATACCGGAGCACGGCCAGACCCTGATCACCCTGGTCGACGGAGATCCGTACCGCCGCTCGGCCGAGGAGCCGCCGGCCCGCCTGGACACCGACCGTGCGCTGATGAGCAGGGCCGCCGCGGTCCGCTCACCTTCCTACGGGGACGCGCAGAGCCCGGCGGGATCCGTGCGGTTCGTGGCCGTGCCCGTCGCGGTGGCGGGCGACTCCGCTCGGGGCGTCCTCGTAATCGCCACCTTCACCCAGCAGGAACGCGACCACATCAACGAGTCGATACGCACCCAGATCTATCTCGGCCTCGGTGCCATGCTGCTCTCCGCCTGCGTCGGCTGGATCTTCGCCAGCCGTATCGTCGCGCCGCTTCGGGTCCTGCGGGACACCGCCCGCTCGATCCACGAGTCGGACATCACCCGCCGCATCCACATCCAGGACAGGGACGAGATCGGCCAACTGGCGGGCACCTTCAACGACATGCTGGCCCGCCTGGACGACGCCTTCTCCACCAAGCGCCAGTTCATGAACGACGTGGGCCACGAACTGCGCACCCCCATCACCATCGTGCTCAGTCAGTTGGAGACCCTCCCCGACGACCCGGTGGAGCGCGCCCAGACCGTCGCGATCGTCACCGGTGAACTGCACCGCATGCACCGCATGTCGGAGGAACTCCTCATGCTGGCCAAGGCCCGCCGCCCGGACGCCCTGCGCCCCGAGGACCTCAGCCTCGGCGAACTGATCGAAGAAGTCTACGTGAAGGCCGCCGCACTGGCCGAACGCCGCTGGCTCCTCGACTTCGTGGACAACCCGCACCGCGACAACCTGCACGCCGACCGCCAGCTCCTCACCCAGGCCATGGTCCAACTGGCCCAGAACGCCGCTCAGCACACCGAGGAGCACGCCCGTATCTGGATCGGCGGCCGAGCCGGAGCCGACGGAGTCGAACTGTGGGTCAAGGACACCGGCCCCGGCATCCGCCTCGCGGATCAGCAACGCATCTTCGAGCGCTTCGTCCGCGCCGAGGAGAGCCGCGGCTCAGCCGGGCGGGCCTCGGCTCGCCATCGTCAAGGCCATAGCCGAGGCGCACCACGGCGAGGTCCGGGTGGCCAGCGCTCCGGGCCGGGGGCGACCTTCACCCTGCGCATCCCGTACGTCACGCACGCCCTGAACGGCGGCCCCCGCCAACCATGACCCAGAGCAGACAGCCCCGCCGCACCTCCTCATCGCCGAGGACGAGGCCCACATAGCCTCCTACCTCTCCGAACGCTTCACCGCCCACGGCTTCCGCACCACCGTCGTCACCGACGGGGAGACGGCCAGGCGCGCGGCCATGTCCGGCGGTTACGACCTGATGGTCCTGACATAGGACTGCCCGGCGAGGACGGCTTCACCGTCGTCACCCGACTCCGCGCGGCGTCCAGTGCCCTCCCGGTCATCATCCTCACGGCCCGGGACACCGTCGCCGACACGGTGCACGGCCTGGAGGGCGGCGCCGACGACTACATGACCAAACCCTTCAGCTTCGACGAACTC
The genomic region above belongs to Streptomyces coeruleorubidus and contains:
- a CDS encoding universal stress protein, which gives rise to MTLPLVVGVDGSEAGLWAADWAMDEAARHGLDLRIVHACLWERYEGPVFPQSAEVPSEHALAQGVVDRAAERARQRNPDVKITVDIVPEEAEAALLREARHAAAVVTGCRGRGPIRGALLGSVSRSLATHAAGPVVVVRGAPQNRQGANGRIVVGVGDATTSTAAIRFAFREAEARRCALDAVRAWRRPAHRPLAHPLFAGDPAHHYEDQAATLLDDALRAPESEHPDVPVHRVTVEGPAHHVLLTHSVTADLLVLGAPRRQGPLSLPLGRVAHAALQHADCPVAVVPQRAAAS
- a CDS encoding SDR family NAD(P)-dependent oxidoreductase; its protein translation is METDRFTMRGNRSVSKSQESMMPTNRPVALVTGASSGIGKETALALVAAGFDVAGTSRDTSRVSPLDGVSFLDLDVASDASVTTAVQQVIERFGRIDVLVNNAGVGSMGAAEETSVAQAQGVFDTNVFGVMRMVNEVLPHMRAQGRGRIINISSVLGFLPQPYMAVYAASKHAIEGYTESWTTRSESTASGRSSSNRLHQDRIRGQQCETRHAPAGLRAAAADRRPRDGRGDQGRRRPTVVAKAIVAAATDARPKLRYTAGPMAGRASTLRESLPPGPSTSRSAR
- a CDS encoding carbonic anhydrase — encoded protein: MQTLIAHARTFSRSRGAELGELAAGQSPFALFITCSDSRVVPSLITGARPGELFELRTAGNIVPPYDAGPTSEAATIEYAVEVLGVRDIVVCGHSHCGAVGALVRGDDLSAVPAVRDWLGHAARQPSGAPDDPLVAEAVQHHVLGQVLRLMSYPCVENRLRDERLRVHAWFYEVHTGGVLAYRAESDSFETL
- a CDS encoding SulP family inorganic anion transporter; the encoded protein is MNTACLKQDFAASVVVFLVALPLCVGVAVASGVPAELGIVTGIVGGLVTGLLPGSSLQVSGPAAGLTVLVFEAVHQHGLATLGVIVLATGLLQLGMGALRWGRWFRAISVAVVEGMLAGIGLVLIAGQLYAMTHSKAPSSGIDKIAGLPQMLVDSLHSASAVASLLLGAGTIAVLLLWPRLPKKVRLVPGPLAAVALATVASLAFALPVTKVTVEGLVSVIQPPAPSVFAGLADVGVVTTVLAFTLIASAESLFSAAAVDRLHDGPRTDYDKELMAQGVGNTVCGLLGALPMTAVIVRSAANVQAGARTKASRVMHGAWLLLFAALLPAALGVIPIPALAAVLVYSGFKLIPVEGIVALWRGHRGEAVILVVTAVSIVAISMFEGVLIGLALAVVKTAWEASHVKLEIVDKGAGAVQAHLSGNATFLRLPKILDALEAIEQDRPVELNLSRVHHLDHACRTALENWAERHGTAGTAETKVITAA
- a CDS encoding sensor histidine kinase is translated as MTTVRTAEPAPPKQAIGMSGRHPLRSIRVRLLGRMLVLVGLTLASLTGAESIIFTARLNERVDRELAHDLQAFRSFATGTTGSSGPDPGGVRALFVSYLEGYIPEHGQTLITLVDGDPYRRSAEEPPARLDTDRALMSRAAAVRSPSYGDAQSPAGSVRFVAVPVAVAGDSARGVLVIATFTQQERDHINESIRTQIYLGLGAMLLSACVGWIFASRIVAPLRVLRDTARSIHESDITRRIHIQDRDEIGQLAGTFNDMLARLDDAFSTKRQFMNDVGHELRTPITIVLSQLETLPDDPVERAQTVAIVTGELHRMHRMSEELLMLAKARRPDALRPEDLSLGELIEEVYVKAAALAERRWLLDFVDNPHRDNLHADRQLLTQAMVQLAQNAAQHTEEHARIWIGGRAGADGVELWVKDTGPGIRLADQQRIFERFVRAEESRGSAGRASARHRQGHSRGAPRRGPGGQRSGPGATFTLRIPYVTHALNGGPRQP